The Candidatus Eremiobacteraceae bacterium genome includes the window CACTTCGATGACCTTGCCGTTGGGAATCGTGGTCATCGGAATGCCCAGGTCGTCGGATTTGATGCCGTGGACGCCCGATGTGGTGGTGAGACGCAGCGTGGTGGGCTCGCCGACCGGAATCGTGATCTTGGCGGGGGTGAACTTCCAGTTAGCTACAGCGATATCGATCGACGGATGGGCCAGGGCCGTCGCTGCGGGCAACAGGGCTGCGGTGACCGCGAGCGCGATAGCTGCACCTAAGCCGATTCGACGTCGCATCAAGAACGTTTGCATGATACATCTCCTAAGAGTCGGACGTCTCAGCACATACGTCGCCGACCCAATGCTATTCTCGCTTGGCGGACTGTAAATCCTTATGTGATGGATCGGCTAATGCGAAGTAGCAGATGCCTTATAACTTTAGGCTTATCGTGAGCGAATCGCACCTTCAGACGAGTTCTCTGCACTGTCATCGTCGCAAGCTGCGACTCGCTGTTCGAGAAAGCGTCGTTCCATCGGATTGCGTGCTAGCCCGCG containing:
- a CDS encoding cupredoxin domain-containing protein codes for the protein MQTFLMRRRIGLGAAIALAVTAALLPAATALAHPSIDIAVANWKFTPAKITIPVGEPTTLRLTTTSGVHGIKSDDLGIPMTTIPNGKVIEV